DNA from Halorarum salinum:
AGACGGTCGAGGAACGACTCCAGTTCGTCGTTGAACGCGTCGGGCGCCTCGAGCATCGTGAGGTGGGCGGCGTCCTGGACGACCGCCAGTTCGCAGTCGGGCACGTGTTCGGCGAGGTACTCGTGATACCGGACCGGCGTCAGCTGGTCGTGTTCGCCAACGATCGCGAGGGCGGGTGAGTCGAGTTCGCCGAGCCTGTTCCGCACGTCGAACGCGTGGCACGTGCGGAAGTCGCGCTCGGTGACGGCCCTGCCGGCGTCGTACATCGCCTCCTTCGAGAGTTCGACGTAGCGGCCGTCCGGGTCGTGGAACAGCCTGTCGTCGGCGTGGAGGAACTCCACCGCCCTGTCGAAGTCGTCCGCGAGCCAGGCCAGCAGGTCATCGAGCACGGTCAGTTTGGCGCCGGTGCCCGCGAGCACCAGCCCGTCCAGGTCGAGGTCCCGCTCCAGCGCGGTCCACGTCGCGACCGCCCCGCCCAGCGAGTTGCCGACGAGCACGCTCGCCCCGGTCTCCTCGGCGACCGCGACGACGTCGTCGGTGTACGCCTCGAGGGCGTCGGGGCCGCCCGTGGCGTTCACGTCGTCGCTCTCGCCGTGGCCGCTGAGTTCGAGAGCGACGACGGGCGCCCGCCCGGCCAGCCTGGACTGGGACTTCCAGACGCCCGCGGCGCCACCGCTCCCGTGAATGCAGAGGAGCCCCGGCCCGTCACCCCCGCGGTCGGAGACGCGGTAGGCCGTCCGCCGTCCGTGGTGTGTCACTCCGTCCATACGGGGTGTCTCGACGGCGACGGCATAAATGGGAGGGGACGCTGGACTGTGAACCGCAACACGACCGCAAGATCGGTAAAACGGCTACCGTACCGCGATTAACACACGGAAGTTTTATATACTGTAGCGCATTACTTGGGGTTAGGACCACTAATGAACCAGCCCCAACACACCGGCCGAACGGAGCGGTTCGTCCGTCGATACGACTACGACGACGAGACCGTCGTCGCAGCCGACGTCGACGCGGACGAGGACGCGGTGACCGTCGACACGGTCGACGGGACGGCCATCGTCGTCGTGGAGCGGGACGGCGGGGAGGAGGAGTTCGAACTCGAACTTCCCGGACCGGCCGCAAACGTTGACACGCAGAACGGCGTACTCACCATCAGGATCAGCCAATGAAGCTCACAGTCAAACCGCTGAAACAGAAGGACGCCGGACGGCGCCTCGCCGCCATAGACCGCGTCGCGGCCGATGAACTCGACCTCGCGGGCGGGGACTACATCCGCATCCAGGGCGACTCGACCGCCATCGCGCGGGTGTGGCCCGGCTACCCCGAGGACGACGACACCGGCGTCGTGCGCATCGACGGCCAGCTCCGGCAGGAGGCCGGAGTCGGCATCGACGACCGGGTGGAGGTCGAGGCGGCCGACGTCGAACCGGCCGAGCGCATCACCATCGCGCTCCCCCAGCAGTTCGGCATCCGCGGCAACGTCGGCTCCATCATCCGAGACAAGCTCTCGGGCCAGCCCGTGACGCAGGGCCAGACCATCCGGTTCCCGCTCGGGCTGGGGCTCATGGGCGGCGGCTCGCAGGCGGTCCCCCTGAAGATCGCCTCGACCCAGCCCTCGGGGACGGTCGTCATCACCGACTCGACCGAGGTCGACATCTCCGAGAAGCCGGCCGAGGAGATCACCGAGACGGCGGCGGCGGGCGGCGCGGAGTCGCCCGACGTCACCTACGAGGACATCGGCGGACTCGACGACGAACTCGAGCAGGTCCGGGAGATGATCGAGCTCCCGATGCGCCACCCGGAGCTGTTCAAGCGGCTCGGCATCGAGCCCCCGAAGGGGGTGCTCCTGCACGGCCCGCCCGGCACCGGGAAGACGCTCATCGCGAAGGCCGTCGCCAACGAGATCGACGCGCACTTCACGACCCTGTCGGGCCCCGAGATCATGTCGAAGTACTACGGGGAGTCCGAGGAGCAGCTCCGGGAGGTGTTCGAGGAGGCCTCCGAGAACGCCCCCGCGATCATCTTCATGGACGAACTCGACTCGATCGCGCCCAAGCGCGAGGAGGCCGGCGGCGACGTGGAGCGCCGCGTCGTGGCCCAGTTGCTCTCGCTGATGGACGGGCTCGAGGAGCGCGGCGAGGTCGTCGTCATCGGCGCCACGAACCGCGTGGACGCCATCGACCCCGCGCTCCGGCGGGGCGGCCGCTTCGACCGCGAGATCGAGATCGGCGTCCCGGACCGGGACGGCCGCAAGGAGATCCTCCAGGTCCACACCCGGAACATGCCGCTCGTGGAGGACATCGACCTCGACGAGTACGCCGAGTCCACCCACGGGTTCGTCGGCGCGGACCTCGAGTCGCTGGCCAAGGAGGCCGGCATGAACGCCCTCCGGCGCATCCGCCCGCAACTCGACCTCGACGCCGAGGAGATCGACGCCGAGGTGCTCGACTCCATCGAGGTGCGCGAGTCGGACGTGAAGGAGGCGATGAAGGGAATCGAGCCCTCCGCGCTCCGGGAGGTGTTCGTCGAGATCCCCGACGTCACGTGGGGGGACGTCGGCGGGCTCGAGGACACGAAGGAACGGCTCCGCGAGACGATCCAGTGGCCCCTCGAGTATCCCGAAGTGTTCGAGGCGATGGACATGCAGTCGGCCAAGGGCGTCATGATGTACGGCCCGCCGGGGACCGGCAAGACCATGCTCGCGAAGGCCATCGCGAACGAGTCCGACTCGAACTTCATCTCGATCAAGGGGCCCGAACTGCTCAACAAGTTCGTGGGCGAGTCCGAGAAGGGCGTCCGCGAGGTGTTCAGCAAGGCGCGCGAGAACGCCCCGACGATCGTGTTCTTCGACGAGATCGACTCCATCGCGACCGAGCGCGGCCGCAACACGGGCGACTCGGGCGTCTCCGAGCGCGTCGTCTCACAGCTCCTGACCGAACTCGACGGGCTGGAGACGCTTGAGGACGTGGTCGTCATCGCGACGACGAACCGGCCCGACCTCATCGACCCGGCGCTGCTGCGTCCCGGCCGGCTGGACCGCCACGTCCACGTGCCGGTGCCGGACGAGGATGCGCGTCGGGCCATCTTCGAGGTCCACACCGAGCACAAACCGCTCGCCGACGACGTCGACCTCGACTCGCTGGCCCGCCGGACGGACGGCTACGTCGGCGCCGACATCGAGGCGGTCTGCCGCGAGGCGTCGATGAACGCCTCCCGCGAGTTCATCGAGTCGGTGACCCGCGAGGAGGTCACGGAGTCCGTCGGCAACGTCCGCGTGACGATGGACCACTTCGAGGACGCGCTCGAGGAGGTGAGCCCCTCGGTCACCGCCGAGGTGCGCGAGCGCTACCAGGACATCGAGAAGCGGTTCCAGCAGGCCGACACCGGGGAGCGCGAGGGGGACGAACTCGGGCGGACCTTCCAGTAACCCCCGTCGTCGGAGCCCCGGCCCGGGCCTCCGACGGGGAACCTCCCTGAATTGGGCCGACGAAACGCTCGTTCGGGCCTTCCGGTCGTCGCTCTCGACCGGTTGCCCGGCTCTCCCGTTTTTCGGTTCCGTAGCGCTTCTCCCGTTCGACGGCGTGTCCGTACGTCGGTCGATCGGGTCGTCCTCGGTACGAATCCACCGGGGGCTACAGCCGTTCTGCCGTTCGAGAACGCCATATCCGGTCGCTCGCCGACGACTTCGGGAGCAGTTACGGCGGCGTGTAGCGGATCGCGCCGATACGACGTGGTCGGCGGTCGCCCGTTCGACCCCAGTTCCCGACCGCCGTCGCGTACCGACGCCACCCCCTCAGGTTCGCTCGTTCACGCTGAGCACCTTGCCGGCCGCGATGGTCTGACCCATGTCGCGGATGGCGAAGCTGCCGAGTTCCGGGATCTCGCTCGACGGTTCGATGCTGAGCGGCTTCTGCGGGCGGATGGTGACGACCGCGGCGTCGCCGGACTTGATGAAGTCCGGGTTCTCCTCGGCGACCTCGCCCGAGGCGGGGTCGAGCTTCTGGTCGAGCGACTCGATCGTACACGCGACCTGCGCGGTGTGGGCGTGGAACACCGGCGTGTAACCCGCCGTGATCACGGACGGATGTTGCATCACGACGATCTGGGCCTGGAACGTCTCGGCGACCGTCGGCGGGTCGTCGGCGGGGCCGCAGACGTCGCCGCGGCGGATGTCGTCCTTGCCGATGCCGCGGACGTTGAACCCGACGTTGTCGCCCGGGCCCGCGTAGTCGACCTCCTCGTGGTGCATCTCGATGGTCTTCACTTCCCCGCCCACGTCGCTGGGCTGGAAATTGACGTTGTCGCCCGTGTTGAGCGTCCCCGTCTCGACGCGGCCGACCGGCACCGTCCCGATGCCCGAGATGGTGTAGACGTCCTGGATCGGCAGGCGGAGCGGCGCGTCCGTCGGCGGCGACGGTTCCGGTAGGTCGTTCAGCGCCTCGAGGAGGACGTTGCCGTCGTACCAGGGGGTGTTCTCGGACCGCTCGGCGACGTTGTCGCCCTTGAACGCGGACACCGGAATGAACTCGGCGTCCTCCGTGTCGAAGCGGACCTGATCGAGGAGCTCCCTGACTTCGCCGACGACCTCGTCGTAGGTGTCCTGCGAGTAGTCGACGAGGTCCATCTTGTTGACGGCGACGATGAGTTCGTTGATGCCGAGCGTGCGGGCGAGGAAGACGTGCTCGCGGGTCTGGGGGGCGACGCCGTCGTCGGCCGCGACGACGAGCACCGCGTGATCTGCCTGGGAGGCGCCCGTGATCATGTTCTTCACGAAGTCGCGGTGCCCGGGCGTGTCGACGATGGTGAAGTAGTACGTGTCCGTGTCGAACTCCTGGTGGGCGATGTCGATGGTGACGCCGCGCTCGCGCTCCTCGGCCAGGTTGTCCATGACGTAGGCGAACTCGAAGCCGCCCTTGCCCTTCTCCTCGGCCTCCTCTCGGTGCTGCTCGATGACGTGCTCGGGGACGCTCCCGGTCTCGAAGAGGAGGCGACCCACGAGCGTGGACTTCCCGTGGTCGACGTGGCCGATGATGGCCAGGTTCTGGTGGGGTTTGTCTTGGCTCATACGCTAGTGATAGGGCCGGAACGTACTATAGTGGTGGGGATGCACACACGTCCCCGTCGACGCGGACGGTGGCCGACCGAGTCAGTCCGACCCTGAACGACCTGTCGTCCCGTCGACCCGTAGTCGGCTCGCGTCGCCGACGCTACTCCCGCTTCAACCCGCCGCGCTCCTTGATCTGCATGATCCGCCGCACGTTCAGGTAGATCTCCTCGGGCGAGGTGTCCTCGTCGGGGTCGTACAGGTCCGAGACGCGGTAGAGGATCGCCGAGAGCTGTTTCGACTCGCTGGACTCGCCCCGAACGTCCTCCGCGAGTTGGCGGACGAACTCCCGGCGGCGCTCGTCGGGGGTGAACTCGGCGTCCGAGTCGGGTGCGAGCGCCCAGTCCTCCTCCTCGTCCCGTGACTCGGGGGGGAGGTCGTCGTCCTCGGCGTCCGAACCGGAACCCGCGTCGGTCATGAGTCGTCCGTCTCCGCCCGGCGCCTAAGCGCTTGCTGAATCGGGGCGGAAGGCGGCCGGAACGGAAGGGAGCTTACTGGCTGGGCGGACCCGAGGCGGCGCGCTGGCTCGCCTTCCGGCGCTGCACGATGCCGACGTTGTTCGCGACGTTCTCGGTGACCAGCCTGAACGCGTCGGCGGTGTCGGAGTCCTCGCGGAGCACGATCGGCTTTCCGCCATCGCCGCCCTTCCTGACGTCCGGGTCGAGCGGGACGCCGCCGAGGAACGGGAGGTCGTTGTCCGCGGCGAACGCCTTGCCGCCGCCCTTGCCGAACACGTCGTGTTCGCTGCCGCAGTCCGGGCAGACGAAGCCGCTCATGTTCTCGACGATGCCGAGCACGTTCGTGTCGTGCTTGCCGAACATCCGCAGCCCCTTGTTCGCGTCGTCGAGCGCCACGTCCTCCGGGGTGGTGACGATGACGGCGCCGGTGAGCGGGAGCGTCTGGAGGATGGTGAGCTGGGTGTCCCCGGTGCCCGGGGGGAGATCGAGCACCATGTAGTCGAGTTCGCCCCACTCGACGTCCTCGACGAGCTGGGTGAGCACCTTGTGGACCATCGGTCCCCGCCAGATGACCGGGTCGTCCTCGCCCACGAGGAACGCCATGCTCATCAGCCGCATGCCGTACTTCTCCGGCGGAACGATCGTCTCCTCGCCGGTCGCGCGCGGCGCCTCGTCGGCGTCGACCATCCGGGGCACGTTCGGCCCGTACACGTCGGCGTCGAACAGGCCGACGCGTGCGCCCAGTTCCGAGAGCCCGGCCGCGAGGTTCACCGCCACGGTCGACTTGCCGACGCCGCCCTTCCCCGAGGCGACGGCGATCACGTTCTTCACGCCGGGGAGCACCTGCTCGTCCCCCGAGAGGTCCGAGGGGACGGACGCCGAGAGGTCGACGTCGTACTCGAGGTCCGAGAGTTCCTCGCGCACCCGCTCGGCGATTCGCGTCTCGTGGGGGGAGTACGGCGCGCCCAGCGCGAGCGACACGCGAACGACCCCCGCGTCGTCGTCGACGTCGATCGCGTTCACCAGCCCCAGCGAGACGACGTCGTCGCCGAGGTCCGGGTCCTCGACGGCCGCGAGGCGCTCGCGGACCGTGGATTCGTCCATGCCCGTGGGTCCGCGAGGACGCCGAATAAGGGTTTTGACCGGTCACCCCGATGAGTTCCCCTCCACCGCCGTGAAGCAACCACATCCGGTTACATCAACCCCCGTATCGGCCACAGATTCAAGTACGCACGCACGAACCCTCGACCATATGCCGACGCCGCTCGCGGACGAGTTCGGGAGGGAGGTGACGGGGGTACGGGTCTCGCTGACGGACCGGTGTAACTTCGACTGCGTCTACTGTCACAACGAGGGGCTCGGCGACACGCGCGGTCCGATGGACCCCCAGGACGACGAGATGTCCGCCGACGACGTCGTGCGCTTCCTGGAGGTCGCCGCCGAGTTCGGCGTCGACTCGGTGAAGTTCACGGGCGGCGAGCCGATGCTGCGCGACGACCTGGAGGAGATCGTCCGCCGGACGCCCGACTCGATGGAGACGTCGATGACGACGAACGGCACGTTCCTGCCCGGGCGAGCGGAGGGGCTCGTGGACGCCGGCCTCGACCGCGTGAACGTCTCACAGGACGCGCTCGACCCCGACGCGTTCGCGGAGATCACCAAGTCCGGCGCCTACGAGCGGGTGATGGAGGGCGTCGAGGCGGCCCTCGACGCGGGACTCGCGCCGGTGAAGCTGAACATGGTCGTGTTCGAGCACACCGCCGGCTACGTCGAGGGGATGGTCGAGCACGTCGCGGAAAACGACGGGCTCCAGCTCCAGCTCATCGAGTACATGCCGGAGCTGACCGGCAGGCCCGAGTGGAACATCGACATCGGGAGGGTTCACGACTGGCTCGCCGACATCGCGGACCGCGTCGAGCACCGCGAGATGCACGACCG
Protein-coding regions in this window:
- a CDS encoding alpha/beta fold hydrolase; protein product: MDGVTHHGRRTAYRVSDRGGDGPGLLCIHGSGGAAGVWKSQSRLAGRAPVVALELSGHGESDDVNATGGPDALEAYTDDVVAVAEETGASVLVGNSLGGAVATWTALERDLDLDGLVLAGTGAKLTVLDDLLAWLADDFDRAVEFLHADDRLFHDPDGRYVELSKEAMYDAGRAVTERDFRTCHAFDVRNRLGELDSPALAIVGEHDQLTPVRYHEYLAEHVPDCELAVVQDAAHLTMLEAPDAFNDELESFLDRL
- a CDS encoding DUF7127 family protein, translated to MNQPQHTGRTERFVRRYDYDDETVVAADVDADEDAVTVDTVDGTAIVVVERDGGEEEFELELPGPAANVDTQNGVLTIRISQ
- a CDS encoding CDC48 family AAA ATPase; the protein is MKLTVKPLKQKDAGRRLAAIDRVAADELDLAGGDYIRIQGDSTAIARVWPGYPEDDDTGVVRIDGQLRQEAGVGIDDRVEVEAADVEPAERITIALPQQFGIRGNVGSIIRDKLSGQPVTQGQTIRFPLGLGLMGGGSQAVPLKIASTQPSGTVVITDSTEVDISEKPAEEITETAAAGGAESPDVTYEDIGGLDDELEQVREMIELPMRHPELFKRLGIEPPKGVLLHGPPGTGKTLIAKAVANEIDAHFTTLSGPEIMSKYYGESEEQLREVFEEASENAPAIIFMDELDSIAPKREEAGGDVERRVVAQLLSLMDGLEERGEVVVIGATNRVDAIDPALRRGGRFDREIEIGVPDRDGRKEILQVHTRNMPLVEDIDLDEYAESTHGFVGADLESLAKEAGMNALRRIRPQLDLDAEEIDAEVLDSIEVRESDVKEAMKGIEPSALREVFVEIPDVTWGDVGGLEDTKERLRETIQWPLEYPEVFEAMDMQSAKGVMMYGPPGTGKTMLAKAIANESDSNFISIKGPELLNKFVGESEKGVREVFSKARENAPTIVFFDEIDSIATERGRNTGDSGVSERVVSQLLTELDGLETLEDVVVIATTNRPDLIDPALLRPGRLDRHVHVPVPDEDARRAIFEVHTEHKPLADDVDLDSLARRTDGYVGADIEAVCREASMNASREFIESVTREEVTESVGNVRVTMDHFEDALEEVSPSVTAEVRERYQDIEKRFQQADTGEREGDELGRTFQ
- the tuf gene encoding translation elongation factor EF-1 subunit alpha, translating into MSQDKPHQNLAIIGHVDHGKSTLVGRLLFETGSVPEHVIEQHREEAEEKGKGGFEFAYVMDNLAEERERGVTIDIAHQEFDTDTYYFTIVDTPGHRDFVKNMITGASQADHAVLVVAADDGVAPQTREHVFLARTLGINELIVAVNKMDLVDYSQDTYDEVVGEVRELLDQVRFDTEDAEFIPVSAFKGDNVAERSENTPWYDGNVLLEALNDLPEPSPPTDAPLRLPIQDVYTISGIGTVPVGRVETGTLNTGDNVNFQPSDVGGEVKTIEMHHEEVDYAGPGDNVGFNVRGIGKDDIRRGDVCGPADDPPTVAETFQAQIVVMQHPSVITAGYTPVFHAHTAQVACTIESLDQKLDPASGEVAEENPDFIKSGDAAVVTIRPQKPLSIEPSSEIPELGSFAIRDMGQTIAAGKVLSVNERT
- a CDS encoding Mrp/NBP35 family ATP-binding protein, producing the protein MDESTVRERLAAVEDPDLGDDVVSLGLVNAIDVDDDAGVVRVSLALGAPYSPHETRIAERVREELSDLEYDVDLSASVPSDLSGDEQVLPGVKNVIAVASGKGGVGKSTVAVNLAAGLSELGARVGLFDADVYGPNVPRMVDADEAPRATGEETIVPPEKYGMRLMSMAFLVGEDDPVIWRGPMVHKVLTQLVEDVEWGELDYMVLDLPPGTGDTQLTILQTLPLTGAVIVTTPEDVALDDANKGLRMFGKHDTNVLGIVENMSGFVCPDCGSEHDVFGKGGGKAFAADNDLPFLGGVPLDPDVRKGGDGGKPIVLREDSDTADAFRLVTENVANNVGIVQRRKASQRAASGPPSQ
- the moaA gene encoding GTP 3',8-cyclase MoaA, which encodes MPTPLADEFGREVTGVRVSLTDRCNFDCVYCHNEGLGDTRGPMDPQDDEMSADDVVRFLEVAAEFGVDSVKFTGGEPMLRDDLEEIVRRTPDSMETSMTTNGTFLPGRAEGLVDAGLDRVNVSQDALDPDAFAEITKSGAYERVMEGVEAALDAGLAPVKLNMVVFEHTAGYVEGMVEHVAENDGLQLQLIEYMPELTGRPEWNIDIGRVHDWLADIADRVEHREMHDRKRYFVDGGMVEIVDPVENETFCANCGRVRVTHEGYLKGCLNRNDDLRSMGEMTKPEIREAFREVVANRVPYYGEYLVENDRGEYEVDEKYIGA